A region from the Dinoroseobacter shibae DFL 12 = DSM 16493 genome encodes:
- a CDS encoding endonuclease/exonuclease/phosphatase family protein, whose product MEFTLASWNIRAGLGRDLRRRPLRTIEVITGLDADILVLQEADFRMQPRPAALPAPRGRIGPFRVIDLTPDAVGLGWHGIAVLKHPAVKVDGIRRYDLPALEPRGAVVVDIRVRQCPLRVVGVHLGLLRGNRRKQIAYIAEQLAALDQRPTIIAGDFNEWRERKGLETLPDWLRTHSPGPTFPAGRPLLKLDKIAMSHDITLMDSVVVGDPAAKVASDHRPIWARFRLAPEHEEAC is encoded by the coding sequence ATGGAATTCACACTGGCAAGCTGGAACATTCGTGCCGGTTTGGGGCGGGATCTGCGCCGACGCCCGTTGCGCACGATCGAGGTGATCACCGGGCTCGATGCCGATATTCTGGTCCTGCAGGAAGCGGATTTCCGCATGCAACCTCGGCCTGCCGCCCTGCCGGCACCGCGCGGGCGGATCGGCCCGTTTCGCGTGATCGACCTGACCCCGGATGCGGTCGGGCTGGGCTGGCACGGGATCGCGGTGCTCAAACACCCCGCTGTCAAGGTGGACGGGATCCGGCGCTACGATCTGCCGGCGCTGGAGCCGCGCGGGGCGGTCGTGGTCGATATCCGCGTCAGGCAGTGCCCGTTACGGGTGGTCGGTGTGCATCTGGGGCTGTTGCGGGGCAACCGGCGCAAGCAGATCGCGTATATCGCCGAGCAACTTGCGGCGCTGGACCAGCGGCCTACGATCATCGCGGGCGATTTCAACGAATGGCGGGAGCGCAAGGGGCTCGAGACCTTGCCCGACTGGCTGCGCACGCACAGTCCCGGGCCGACCTTCCCTGCCGGGCGGCCCTTGCTGAAGCTGGACAAGATCGCGATGAGCCATGACATCACACTGATGGACTCGGTGGTGGTGGGCGATCCGGCCGCGAAGGTCGCCTCCGATCACCGGCCGATCTGGGCGCGGTTCCGCCTGGCCCCGGAACACGAGGAGGCCTGCTAG
- a CDS encoding phospholipase D family protein, with product MVPIEIRVLLFAVGALVLAVLVARLVFPAPTPEPQKTGRALPPAAEGVLTEAMSTRAAQHPGQSGIAALSDGMEAYVARMVLANAAASSIDAQYYIWRNDMTGHLFLQALWRAAERGVRVRLLLDDNGIHDLDGMLATLDSHPNIEVRLFNPFVLRRFKRLSYAFDLFRLNHRMHNKAFTVDGRVSILGGRNIGDEYFGTGEIPLQMDLDVLAVGAVVPEISADFDRYWNADATHSAARILHSRADPEAMAAQFDRVENDPRHATYRAQLEQSDLVSRLAKGGLALDWTNATLISDDPARVFDRVPRSKRFTARLLDAIGPIEHRFDGVTPYFVPGEAGVAAFTAMVRNGVTVRMLTNSLEATNMLPVHAGYSKRRAPLLRVGVGLFELRAQAAGASERDRLGPLGSSGSNLHAKTFAVDGARIFIGSFNFDPRSALLNTEMGLVIESERMAQVLHEAFDRGLGGMAWQVKLERGKPVWIDAEKAIRTDDEPGTTLVRRIALRVIGSLPVEWLL from the coding sequence ATGGTTCCGATCGAGATACGGGTTCTGCTGTTTGCGGTCGGGGCGCTGGTGTTGGCGGTCCTGGTCGCTCGGCTGGTCTTTCCGGCGCCGACGCCCGAGCCGCAGAAGACGGGGCGCGCCCTTCCCCCCGCAGCCGAAGGTGTGCTGACCGAAGCGATGAGCACGCGGGCCGCGCAGCACCCGGGTCAGAGCGGCATCGCCGCGCTATCGGACGGCATGGAGGCCTATGTGGCGCGCATGGTGCTCGCCAACGCGGCCGCTTCGTCGATCGACGCGCAATACTACATCTGGCGCAACGACATGACCGGGCATCTGTTTCTGCAGGCGCTGTGGCGGGCGGCCGAACGGGGTGTGCGGGTGCGCCTTTTGCTCGACGATAACGGCATCCATGATCTCGATGGCATGCTGGCCACGCTGGACTCGCATCCGAATATCGAGGTGCGGCTGTTCAACCCTTTCGTCCTGCGTCGGTTCAAGCGGCTGTCCTACGCTTTCGACCTGTTCCGGCTGAACCACCGGATGCACAACAAGGCATTCACCGTCGATGGCCGCGTCAGCATTTTGGGCGGGCGCAACATCGGAGACGAGTATTTCGGGACCGGCGAAATCCCGTTGCAGATGGATCTGGACGTTCTGGCAGTGGGCGCGGTCGTCCCGGAGATCTCGGCCGATTTCGATCGCTACTGGAATGCCGACGCCACCCATTCGGCGGCGCGCATCCTGCACAGTCGCGCGGATCCGGAGGCGATGGCGGCGCAGTTCGACCGGGTCGAGAACGATCCGCGTCATGCGACCTACCGCGCGCAGCTCGAACAATCCGACCTGGTGTCCAGGCTGGCCAAGGGCGGGCTTGCGCTGGACTGGACGAACGCCACCCTGATCAGCGACGATCCGGCCCGGGTGTTCGACCGTGTGCCGCGGTCGAAACGGTTTACCGCGCGTCTGTTGGATGCAATCGGGCCGATCGAGCACAGGTTCGATGGGGTCACGCCCTATTTCGTGCCGGGCGAGGCCGGGGTTGCGGCCTTCACCGCCATGGTGCGCAACGGCGTCACGGTCCGCATGCTGACCAATTCGCTGGAGGCGACCAACATGCTGCCGGTTCATGCCGGTTACAGCAAACGCCGCGCGCCCCTGTTACGCGTGGGCGTCGGTCTGTTCGAATTGCGCGCCCAGGCGGCCGGGGCCTCCGAGCGCGACAGGCTGGGCCCGCTGGGTTCATCGGGTTCGAACCTGCATGCCAAGACCTTCGCAGTGGACGGGGCGCGCATTTTCATAGGGTCGTTCAATTTCGATCCCAGATCGGCCTTGCTCAATACCGAAATGGGGCTGGTGATCGAGAGCGAGAGGATGGCGCAGGTACTGCACGAGGCCTTCGACCGGGGGCTGGGCGGCATGGCCTGGCAGGTGAAGCTGGAGCGCGGCAAACCGGTCTGGATCGACGCCGAGAAGGCAATCCGCACCGATGACGAGCCCGGCACGACCCTGGTCAGACGGATCGCCCTGCGGGTGATCGGATCGCTGCCGGTCGAATGGTTGCTGTGA
- a CDS encoding PepSY domain-containing protein — protein MARSILAVTLAVANAIAVPAAVAQTPQTTQTIGMARAVAIAQEARPGGILEAELDSDLGALVYEIEIVSDGTIHEAVIDARSGELIELEEHTIEATWLGWFDEERLAAAKQASGTVQDAIAQAEAMFGGQVVELSLEEDNDRLFWEFEIATGDRELEAYMNIQTGEIFAGEMD, from the coding sequence ATGGCCCGTTCCATTCTTGCAGTGACCCTTGCCGTGGCAAATGCCATCGCGGTGCCCGCCGCCGTGGCCCAGACGCCGCAAACGACACAAACCATCGGCATGGCGCGCGCGGTCGCGATTGCCCAGGAGGCGCGCCCCGGCGGTATCCTCGAGGCGGAACTGGACAGTGATCTGGGCGCGCTGGTCTACGAAATCGAAATCGTCAGCGATGGCACCATTCACGAAGCGGTCATCGATGCGCGCAGTGGTGAGCTGATCGAACTGGAGGAGCACACCATCGAGGCCACTTGGCTTGGCTGGTTCGATGAGGAACGGCTGGCCGCCGCGAAGCAGGCCAGCGGAACCGTGCAGGACGCGATCGCCCAGGCCGAAGCCATGTTTGGCGGGCAGGTGGTCGAATTGTCTCTCGAAGAGGATAACGACCGGCTGTTCTGGGAATTCGAAATCGCCACCGGCGATCGCGAGCTGGAAGCCTACATGAATATCCAGACCGGGGAGATTTTCGCCGGTGAAATGGACTGA
- a CDS encoding phosphatase PAP2 family protein yields MAALLWAFARITNAVVGGETRAFDTSLLIALRNPADLTDPLGPIWIEELGRDLSALGGTFVLSFLTLSVAGLFWLQRRRITSAFLLLAVTTGVGLSQLLKAGFDRPRPDLVSQETAIYTASFPSGHSMMAAVVYLTLAVLAARTLKRRREKGYVVSLAILIVLGVGISRVYLGVHWPTDVLAAWIIGAGWALFCGIFARFLDRAGPQDRSSRPGPDT; encoded by the coding sequence GTGGCCGCGCTGCTTTGGGCCTTCGCACGGATCACGAATGCCGTGGTCGGCGGCGAAACCCGGGCCTTCGATACGTCTCTGCTGATCGCGCTGCGCAATCCTGCGGACCTCACCGACCCGCTGGGGCCCATCTGGATCGAAGAGCTGGGGCGCGATCTGTCCGCTCTGGGCGGGACGTTCGTGTTGAGCTTCCTGACATTGTCGGTCGCGGGTCTCTTCTGGTTGCAGCGGCGGCGGATCACCTCGGCATTCCTGTTGCTGGCGGTGACCACGGGCGTCGGCCTGAGCCAGCTGCTCAAGGCCGGGTTCGACCGTCCGCGGCCCGATCTCGTGTCGCAGGAAACAGCCATATACACCGCCAGTTTCCCCAGCGGTCACTCGATGATGGCAGCGGTCGTCTACCTGACGTTGGCCGTGCTTGCGGCGCGGACGCTCAAGAGGCGTCGGGAAAAGGGATATGTGGTGTCGCTCGCGATCCTGATCGTCCTCGGCGTCGGGATCAGCCGGGTGTATCTGGGGGTGCATTGGCCCACGGATGTGCTGGCGGCGTGGATCATCGGCGCAGGATGGGCGCTGTTTTGCGGAATCTTTGCGCGGTTTCTGGACCGGGCCGGGCCGCAGGATCGTTCGTCACGCCCGGGGCCCGACACCTGA
- a CDS encoding peptidase M41, with product MATGTEERVYSWDITSVAANLHVDEAVLTGESVPVRKQTDPVAAEAVVAECCNMAFKGSSVTQQSSFLEGQAPRYIARSYSEATAEAMDAAVRGVLREVSDEALEILTQNRDILETSARRLLEVETLDEAELRDLARGLSVDISTENKGAVNE from the coding sequence ATGGCTACCGGGACTGAAGAACGGGTCTATTCTTGGGATATTACCAGTGTGGCCGCCAACCTGCATGTGGACGAAGCGGTGCTGACCGGCGAGTCGGTGCCGGTGCGCAAGCAGACCGACCCCGTTGCCGCAGAGGCGGTGGTGGCCGAGTGCTGCAACATGGCCTTCAAGGGATCCTCCGTGACCCAGCAAAGCAGTTTCCTGGAAGGCCAGGCGCCGCGCTATATCGCGCGCAGCTATTCCGAGGCCACGGCGGAGGCGATGGACGCCGCCGTGCGCGGGGTGCTGCGCGAGGTGTCGGACGAGGCGCTGGAAATCCTGACGCAGAATCGGGATATTCTGGAGACGTCCGCGCGCCGCCTGCTGGAGGTCGAAACCCTGGACGAGGCGGAGTTGCGCGACCTGGCCCGTGGATTGAGCGTTGACATTTCGACAGAAAACAAAGGCGCGGTGAATGAGTGA